Proteins encoded together in one Meles meles chromosome 7, mMelMel3.1 paternal haplotype, whole genome shotgun sequence window:
- the LOC123947491 gene encoding olfactory receptor 2AP1-like, producing the protein MRNQTSVVEFILLGLTNDAELQAVLFLFVLLTYVLSIMGNLTIIILTLLDYRLQTPIYFFLRNFSVLEISFTSVFVPKMLVNIGTGDKTISFAGCFTKYFFAILLGATEFYLLAAMSYDRYVAICKPLHYTTIMSRRLCIQLVLCSWFSGFLVVIVPHIMTLQLPFCASNVINHYCCDYTVLLHLSRPDTHFIEMIEFISGGITLLFTLVLVILSYMYIIRTILRMPSVQQRKKAFSMCFSHMIVVSLSYGSCIFMYIKPSVEDAETFNKGVAVLNTSVAPLLNPFIYTLRNKQVKIAFKDMVSKITVFSR; encoded by the coding sequence ATGCGAAACCAGACATCAGTGGTAGAATTCATTCTCCTTGGACTGACAAATGATGCTGAACTTCAAGCTGTGCTTTTCCTTTTTGTGCTGCTAACTTATGTCTTAAGCATCATGGGAAACTTGACCATCATCATTCTGACCCTGCTGGATTATCGACTCCAGACTCCTATATATTTCTTCCTCCggaatttttctgttttggaaataTCTTTTACCTCTGTCTTTGTCCCCAAAATGCTAGTCAATATTGGAACTGGAGATAAGACTATCTCCTTTGCTGGTTGTTTCACTAAGTACTTTTTTGCCATTCTTCTGGGAGCAACTGAATTTTATCTTTTAGCTGCCATGTCCTATGATCGCTACGTTGCCATTTGTAAACCCCTACATTATACAACTATAATGAGCAGGAGACTCTGCATTCAACTTGTCCTGTGTTCctggttttctggttttttggttGTCATTGTGCCACATATAATGACTCTCCAGCTGCCTTTCTGTGCATCCAACGTCATCAATCACTATTGCTGTGACTATACTGTGTTGTTGCATCTGTCCCGTCCAGACACACATTTCATAGAAATGATAGAGTTTATCTCTGGTGGAATTACCCTCCTCTTCACCTTGGTATTAGTGATTCTTTCCTACATGTACATAATCAGGACAATTCTGAGAATGCCCTCtgttcaacaaagaaaaaaagccttttcTATGTGTTTCTCTCACATGATTGTGGTCTCACTTTCTTATGGAAGTTGTATCTTTATGTACATAAAACCTTCTGTTGAGGATGCAGAAACTTTTAATAAGGGAGTGGCTGTCTTAAATACCTCAGTTGCCCCTCTGTTGAACCCTTTCATCTATACCCTAAGGAACAAGCAAGTGAAAATAGCCTTCAAAGATATGGTCAGCAAGATTACAGTGTTTTCAAGGTGA